A region of the Salvelinus alpinus chromosome 24, SLU_Salpinus.1, whole genome shotgun sequence genome:
CTTAAACTACTCAATGCATATCCATATGTATATAATGATTCCCTTTGTGTATGACAGCTTTTGTTTTGATGTATCGTTGTTCTGCAGGGAGCATACCACCCGTACACGCATGTGTACACGCCCTCTGACGTGAAGATGATCATTGAGTTTGCTCGCCTCAGGGGCATTCGTGTCGTCTCTGAGTTCGACACCCCTGGACACACTCAGTCATGGGGCAAAGGTGAGTGTGGGGTCACTTAGGGCTATTTCAGATGAAAGTCTTCTGGCTGTATCAAGGGGTTCATTTCTAGGCGGTCAGGGTAGTCTTCTGTCCTTTTAGACATGCACATTTTCATAATATTTTTGTAAGAATTGAAGTGAAATATGCAGCTACCTGATATTGCGTTGGTTTTATCTGCTCCTCTCTCATGCCCCCTTTCCAGGCCAGAAGGACCTACTGACCCCCTGTTACTCTGGAGCCAGCCCCTCTGGCTCGTTTGGACCGGTCAACCCTATCCTCAACACCACCTATGACTTCATGGCCATGTTCTTCAAGGAGGTCAGCACAGTGTTCCCTGATGCCTACATCCATCTAGGAGGAGACGAGGTTGACTTCAGCTGCTGGTGAGAGGCTTATAAGGACATTTTATatttgtaatttagcagacactcttatccagggtGACTGGCAATCGGTGCATATAACAACTACGTTTAGCAGGGAGAAAACCACATATAAGTCATTGCTAGTAGACCCTAGCAGATATTTCTTTCAAAAGTGACTTAATCAAAGTCTAAATATTCAGCAGCAACTGAACAACAGACTCCTTATCCACTACAAAGGTACAGTATATGACCACAATTGTCAACAGCCATGTGACTCTGGCTTGTTTGACAGTCAATGGAAATGAAATCAAAACAGTACTGTAGGCTGTCTCCGCCAACATCAAGCACATCAATAAAAACACTCTACTTTATGCCTCTGTGATCCACAGGAAGTCCAACCCAGACATCCAGAAGTTCATGGCGCAGCAAGGCTTTGGGACGGACTACAGCAAGCTGGAGTCTTTCTACATTCAGAGGTGTGTGGCTTCAGTTAGACATGGCCTTAAAGTGAAAAAAATGATAAGTCATTCGGCCAACCTAAAAAAACACAGTAACTTCCGCATATTCTACAAATGTCCCACTCCATTGTCCGACGATTAATTATTCATATTTTCATGTGGTTACTTTCTGTCACGTGATAGGCTCTTGGATATTGTCACCACTACTAACAAGGGCTACATGATCTGGCAGGAGGTGATTGACAATGGAGTTAAGGTAACAGAGCAGCAGCATTTATTAGCACAGGTAGAGAGAAAAGCAGCCTCTCTGATATTTAGAAATCAGACACATTTTCTGAAGTGAAATTCTAATATTTCTATGTTCAAAATATCTTCagttatagttgaagtcggaaggttacatacacttaggttggagtcattaaaactcgtttttcaaccacaccacaaatttcctgttaacaaactatagttttggcaagtcggttaggacatctactttgtgcatgacacaagtaatttttccaacaattgtttaaagacagattatttctcttataattcactatcacaattccagtgggtcagaagtttacataaagtaagttgaatgtgcctttaaacagcttggaaaattccagaaaatgatgtcatggctttagaagcttctgatacgctaattgacataatttgagtcaattggaggtgtggatgtatttcaaggccttaccttcaatctcagtgcttctttgcttgacattatgggaaaatcaaaagaaatcagccaagacttcaggaaaaaaattgtagacctccacaagtctggttcatccttgggagcaatttccaaatgcctgaaggtaccacgttcatctgtacaaacaatagtacgcaagtataaacaccatgggaccacgcagccgtcataccgctctggaaggagttgcgttctgtctcctagagatgaacgcactttggtgcgaaaagtgcaaatcaatcccagaacagcaaaggaccttgtgaagatgctggaggaaacaggtacaaaagtatctatatccacagtaaaacgagtcctatatcgacataacctgaaaggccgctcagcaaggaagaagccactgctccaaaaccgccataaaaaagccagactacggtttgccactttacatggggacaaatattgtactttttggagaaatgtcctctggtctgatgaaataaaaatagaactgtttggtcataatgaccattgttatgtttggaggaaaaagggggaggcttgcaagccaaacaacaccatcccaaccgtgaagcacgggggtggcagcatcatgttgtgggggtgctttgctgcaggagggactggtgcacttcacaaaatagatggcatcatgaagaagtaaaattgtggatatattgaagcaatatctcaagacatcagtcaggaagttaaagcttggtcgcaaatgggtcttccaaatggacaatgacaaattggcttaaggacaacaaagtcaaggtattggaatggccatcacaaagccctgacctcaatcctatagaaaatttgtgggcagaactgaaaaagcatgtgcgagcaaggaggcctacaaacctgactcggttacaccagctctgtcaggaagaatgggccaaaattcacccaacttattgtgggaagcttgtggaaggctatccgaaacgtttgacccaagttaaacaatttaaaggcaacactacgaaatactaattaagtgtatgtaaacttctgacctactgggaatgtgatgaaagaaataaaagctgaaataaatcgttctctctactattattctgacacttcacattcttaggatcaccactttattttaactgacctaagacagggaattttaactaggattaaatgtcaggaattgtgaaaaactatgtttaaatgtatttggctagggtgtatgtgaacttccgactgcAACTGTACCTTATTCACTTCTTACCTGCTATTTACATAGTAGTGCATGTGGCTTCATGGCTtggctcatatatatatatttaaaaaattctcCCCCCTGTTAGTATTAGCTTTTACTTTGTTACTCTATCTCCTAACCTCCACCAGACCTGGGTTTCAAATactgaaaaaatgtatttatctgTGCCTgtttgagcttgcctggcttaataAACCAATAGAAAAGTCCCAGAACTGCAAAtcccgcccatctggcactccaggcagactcaaGCAAGCGCTCAAAGTATTAGAATCAATTATTTCTAACCAATGTCTGACCACCACATCCGCAAATAATAAACATGTTTTCTGAGTAACAAATCAGTGTAATACTTGCAGCTGAAGTCAAACACAGTAGTGCATGTGTGGATGGGGAACAAGTTTGAAGAGGAGCTTCAGAAGGTGACGGAGGCAGGCTTCACCACCATCCTCTCCGCCCCCTGGTACCTAGATTACATTAGTTACGGACAGGACTGGCAGAAGTACTACAAGGTCGAGCCGCTCAGCTTCAATGGTCAGTTGTCTTCATCAGACACCTCCCTTTTGTTGGGCCCCAGTAAGATTAGCTGACGAtatggcgtcggctaatggggatcctaataaaaaatatatatataatcttcATCAGATAGTGTTTTAATAATCACATCGTGTTTAAAAATTTCAAAAAAGAGGACCGGGTTCTAGGAGATCTGGAATAGCTCTGAGTTTTGGCCTAACATGCCACGGTTGAAAATGCAAAAATTGTCCTTTCAAATTTGAATGACTTCATTCAACAGGTCTGCACTTGAATATTGCACCGCTGTATCATATTGAAACATCTGCTCTCTGGACCAAAGTCGTAGTGTACAGAGACATGGTTCTTGTTGGAAGGTGTTTTTTTTGACCAGCACACGGTAAACCTGACAAACTACTTTTTTGTATCCAGCTTTGGTTCATGGTAGAGATAGAGATTGTTGTTGTCGGGTAAACCAGTTAGGGCTGTACATTGCCTTTTGCTTGGTATTCATTTTGGTTCTGGTCTAGGTTGAGGCCTATGTCTGTCTCGTTTGTACTGTAACATTGAACTTCTTGATTTGATTATTGTTGCTTGCTGCAGCGCGTTAGGCCTTCCAGATACTAGCCCTGACAACTCTTGCATGTTCACTTGGCGTACATGATTCATGGCTTCACAGCGCTGCTCTTATTTCGGGGTACATTCAAGATCAGCAACACTGTAACATGTTGAACATTTGAAAGCAAGAAGTTGACGTGAAATCTTACAAATGCAGCCAACTTCAGAACTTTACTCCATTTTTGGTTTTGTGATGCCCCACCATGAAGAGAGAAACACCCATGCGTTGAAAACCACCTCGCTGGAAGCATCTTGCAAGGGGACAGCTTCAATTTCTTCTCTACAACGTTTTGCGTCTTGAATGTACCCAGAGGCACGCTTATCCACGGAGGGCTCTCCTGTGGCATATTCTTTCTTCTTTTTAAGTTTCTTCACCcctaccccccccaaaaaaatactaCTCTACACTAAGTAGTACTAATACACCTAAATACTAAGGATACTCCTCAATCACATGTTGcatgtgtgtctactgtatgtagctGAAGGCTGACACGCTAATCCACGTGTGGAAAGGCAACCAGCAGCAGTACCAGGCTGAGATGGCAAGGGTCACAGCATCAGGCTACCAGGCCCTGCTCTCCACACCCTGGTACCTGAACCGCATCTCCTACGGCCAAGACTGGCAGGCCGCTTACAAGGCAGACCCACAGGACTTTAATGGTGTGTGTCTCTATCTGGCCACTTTAGACAGATGCTTTATTTCTGAAAAAAATACTACTCTTTGCTGTGTGATTTTTAAGGTTTGCGTTTTTAGTTTTATATTTTACATCGACTGGTCGCGCCGCTTATCGCGATACCTCACTGTATATTTACATTAGGGCAGCAAGGACCAATACATTGACTTTTTATTGTTTGTGATAAAGGAAGACTTTGCCCTGCCCATGCTGTTCTAAATTGATAGCTGACTCGTATGACACAGGTCTAAGGTCCAACCCACCTGCTCTGAGCCCGAACAGGGAAAACGCCTTCCGTGCCAAAAGCCATCCACTTCTGTCTTGTGATCCGATGGTCATGCCTTTTTTATTTCTGTGCAACTTACTATAAGTGCAACCCTGTTGACTGAAGTAGTAGAATGAATAACACAGAATAACTCCATTCCCATCATTTTAAAGATTAAATGCAGAAATGGGCATACAGAAACTTTTCCATGTGATTGCCTCCTGACCCCTGAATTACATTTGACCTTGTGAACCCAGGCACAGATGCTCAGAAGAAGCTGGTGGTCGGGGGAGAGGCCTGTCTGTGGGGGGAATACGTGGACGCTACCAACCTGACCCCCAGACTCTGGTACGCTGCAGACAAAcccaaatgtttttaaaaaaattAGAAGATACCTTTCCTCTTCATCCATTTTACACTGcactgtctgtaatgttagtctgtGAAGATGTTTCTCTCCTATCCCCAGGCCCCGTGCCAGTGCTGTGGGGGAGCGGTTGTGGAGTGGCAAGGATGTGAAAGACATAAACGATGCTTATAGTCGTCTGATCCAGCACCGCTGTCGCATGGTCCAGTAAGTCGCCCCCATAGAGAAACGTACTGTTCTATTTCATTCTGTGGTGCGCCCCCGTTCTAAGAATTGGTGCAAAAAATCTCTTGACTCaagtatacagtcgtggccaaaagttttgagaatgacacaaatattaatttccacaaagtgttctgcttcagtgtctttagatctTTTtggcagatgttactatggaatactgaagtataattacaagcatttcataagtgtcaaaggcttttattgacaattacatgaagttgatgcaaagagttaaTATtggcagtgttgacccttctttttcaaaacctctgcaatccgccctggcatgctgtcaattaacttctgggccacatcctgactgatggcagcccattcttgcataatcaatgcttggagtttgtcagaatttgtggggttttgtttgtccacccgcctcttgaggattgaccacaagttctcaatgggtttaaggtctggggagtttcctggccatggacccaaaatatcggtgttttgttccccgagccgcttagttatcacttttgccttatggcaaggtgctccatcatgctggaaaaggcattgtgcgtcaccaaactgttcctggatggttggaagAAGTTGCTCTcgaaggatgtgttggtaccattctttattcatggctgtgttcttaggcaaaattgtgagtgagcccactcccttggctgagaagcaaccccacacatgaatggtctcaggatgctttactgttggcatgacacaggactgatggtagcgctcccCTTGTCTTCTCCGTACAAGCTTTtgtttccggatgccccaaacaatcggaaaggggattcagagaaaatgactttactccagtcctcagcagtccaatccctgtaccttttgcagaatatcagtctgtcactgatgtttttcctggagagaatgTGGCTTCTTTggtgcccttcttgacaccaggccatcctccaaaagtcttcgcctcactgtgcgtgcagatgcactcacacctgcctgctgccattcctgagcaagctctgtactggtggtgccccgagcccgcagctgaatcaactttaggagacagttcTGGCACttactggactttcttgggcaccctgaagccttcttcacaacaattgaaccgctctccttgaagttcttgatgatccgataaatggttgatttaggtgcaatcttgcTGGCagaaatatccttgcctgtgaagccctttttgtgcaaagcaatgatgacggcacgtgtttccttgcaggtaaccatgtttaaCAGAgtaagaacaatgattccaagcaccaccctccttttgaagcttccagtctgttattcgaactcaagcagcatgacagtgatctccagccatgtccttgtcaacactcacacttGTCAGTGTTTCTCTCATTAacacatgtcagctggtccttttgtggcagggctgaaatgcagtggaaatgtttttggggggattcagttcatttgcatggcaaagagggacttcgcaattaattgtaattcatatgatcactcttcataacattccaaattgccatcatacaaactgaggcagcagactttgaaaatgtatttgtgtcattctcaaagcttttggccacgactacaatttacatttacatttaagtcatttagcagacgctcttatccagagcgacttatgtGTTAacaccctctctttcttcctgtcttttctctcccctctcactccaTCTGTCTTCTCTTGCTCTACTAGGCGTGGTATACCAGCTGAGCCTCTGTTTACAGGTTACTGTGCACATGAGTACAAAGGGGTATGAGCTGACAGCCACTGTGGGGCTACAACCTGAGAAGCAGCGTTAACAGCaatgggagagagaaaaataatctCAATTTGAACACAAATCAAACTTGATTGTCTTCATGA
Encoded here:
- the LOC139552041 gene encoding beta-hexosaminidase subunit beta-like isoform X2, coding for MIATLKCTTLLLAVVVCRATQDYGYNDVEDSTVGDSQYGSLWPLPQKVKMSTVAFKLSGASFQIVDAKESSSGASCSLLQNAYRRYDEYIFPTSRMQGQNKKKAFASDVSELQVWITSADSECDSYPSVTSDESYELSVDSPVAVLKAPKVWGALRGLETFSQLVYEDEYGAKSINRTEIQDFPRFAHRGLLLDSSRHFLPIKVILANLEAMAWNKFNVFHWHIVDDQSFPYMSRTFPQLSQQGAYHPYTHVYTPSDVKMIIEFARLRGIRVVSEFDTPGHTQSWGKGQKDLLTPCYSGASPSGSFGPVNPILNTTYDFMAMFFKEVSTVFPDAYIHLGGDEVDFSCWKSNPDIQKFMAQQGFGTDYSKLESFYIQRLLDIVTTTNKGYMIWQEVIDNGVKLKSNTVVHVWMGNKFEEELQKVTEAGFTTILSAPWYLDYISYGQDWQKYYKVEPLSFNGTDAQKKLVVGGEACLWGEYVDATNLTPRLWPRASAVGERLWSGKDVKDINDAYSRLIQHRCRMVQRGIPAEPLFTGYCAHEYKGV
- the LOC139552041 gene encoding beta-hexosaminidase subunit beta-like isoform X1, yielding MIATLKCTTLLLAVVVCRATQDYGYNDVEDSTVGDSQYGSLWPLPQKVKMSTVAFKLSGASFQIVDAKESSSGASCSLLQNAYRRYDEYIFPTSRMQGQNKKKAFASDVSELQVWITSADSECDSYPSVTSDESYELSVDSPVAVLKAPKVWGALRGLETFSQLVYEDEYGAKSINRTEIQDFPRFAHRGLLLDSSRHFLPIKVILANLEAMAWNKFNVFHWHIVDDQSFPYMSRTFPQLSQQGAYHPYTHVYTPSDVKMIIEFARLRGIRVVSEFDTPGHTQSWGKGQKDLLTPCYSGASPSGSFGPVNPILNTTYDFMAMFFKEVSTVFPDAYIHLGGDEVDFSCWKSNPDIQKFMAQQGFGTDYSKLESFYIQRLLDIVTTTNKGYMIWQEVIDNGVKLKADTLIHVWKGNQQQYQAEMARVTASGYQALLSTPWYLNRISYGQDWQAAYKADPQDFNGTDAQKKLVVGGEACLWGEYVDATNLTPRLWPRASAVGERLWSGKDVKDINDAYSRLIQHRCRMVQRGIPAEPLFTGYCAHEYKGV